A single region of the Sorghum bicolor cultivar BTx623 chromosome 7, Sorghum_bicolor_NCBIv3, whole genome shotgun sequence genome encodes:
- the LOC8054815 gene encoding histone-lysine N-methyltransferase family member SUVH9, with amino-acid sequence METSPPPPPPPPPPPQIDHLLSQFPIIPKPDPDGPTPAQTPAPIAERSAALMLALTPELCQVLHRELAPSPDDDPYFARCLRQSQLHLEALAASLRPPSSSSSSSSAAAAAASLARVLPPPPPPQKELRTQLQREPGAGGGSNPSSSKKRARASTEVVRATHLSPADHLRYRALVRRARLTFEALRSTYQRQETSSGVRNRHDLRASRQMLSAGHWLHREVRIVGDIPGVFVGDAFYYRAEICVVGLHTMPQAGIGYIPGSLLNEGDPVATSIVSSGGYLDDEDTGDVLVYTGSGGRQRNRVDHHANQTLERGNLALHNSYLYGVEVRVIRGHDIDQGPHRKVYVYDGLYRVIESTFGPGKSGHDVCKFKLVRLPGQDDLASKTWHTAKLLKESMDARIRPPRYISLDLSKGAELLRVPVCNKVDNDRSPLLFEYIAQPEFPVRPAHVPVKQHGGCHCAGGCGSKCRCERKNGGEPVYTEDDILVMGRPVVYECGALCGCPMTCVNRVTQRGMKHRLEVFRSIETGWGVRALDLIQPGAFVCEYTGHVVVMDDQPGSALEGRSIIDPRRFPERWKEWGDASAVEPNMKRLQFAKFAGPGYVLDVSHKRNVACYISHSCTPNVFLQFVLRGNEDESFPHLMVFAMETIPPMRELSIDYGIDMELSAI; translated from the coding sequence GAGCTCTGCCAGGTTCTCCACCGGGAGCTTGCTCCTTCCCCCGACGACGATCCCTACTTCGCTCGCTGCCTTCGCCAATCCCAGCTCCACCTCGAAGCCCTCGCCGCCAGTCTCCGccccccctcttcctcctcctcctcctcctccgccgccgccgccgccgcatcccTTGCACGAGTCCTTCCTCCGCCTCCTCCCCCTCAGAAGGAGTTGCGGACGCAGCTGCAACGAGAACCAGGCGCAGGCGGCGGATCCAACCCCTCCAGCTCCAAGAAGCGCGCGCGCGCCTCCACTGAGGTGGTGCGCGCCACCCACCTCAGCCCCGCGGACCATCTCCGCTACCGCGCCCTCGTCCGCCGCGCGCGCCTCACCTTCGAGGCGCTCCGCAGCACCTACCAGCGCCAGGAGACCTCCAGCGGCGTCCGCAACCGCCATGACCTCCGCGCCTCCAGGCAGATGCTCTCCGCTGGCCACTGGCTCCACCGCGAGGTCCGCATCGTCGGCGATATCCCCGGCGTCTTCGTCGGCGACGCCTTCTACTACCGCGCCGAGATCTGCGTCGTCGGCCTCCACACCATGCCTCAGGCCGGCATCGGCTACATCCCCGGCAGCCTCCTCAACGAGGGCGACCCCGTCGCCACTAGCATCGTCTCCTCCGGAGGGTACCTTGACGACGAGGACACCGGCGACGTCCTCGTCTATACCGGCAGCGGCGGCCGCCAGCGCAACCGCGTCGACCACCACGCCAACCAGACGCTTGAGCGCGGCAACCTTGCGCTCCACAACAGCTACCTCTACGGCGTGGAGGTGCGCGTCATCCGGGGCCACGACATCGACCAAGGTCCGCACCGCAAGGTCTATGTCTACGACGGCCTCTACAGGGTCATTGAGTCCACCTTCGGCCCCGGCAAGTCCGGCCACGACGTCTGCAAGTTCAAGCTTGTGCGTCTCCCCGGCCAGGACGACCTAGCCAGCAAGACCTGGCACACCGCCAAGCTGCTCAAGGAGTCCATGGACGCCAGAATCCGCCCGCCAAGGTACATCTCCCTCGACCTCTCCAAGGGGGCTGAGCTTCTTCGCGTCCCTGTCTGCAACAAGGTGGACAATGACAGGTCTCCCCTGCTATTTGAGTACATTGCCCAACCTGAGTTTCCAGTGCGGCCAGCGCACGTGCCAGTCAAGCAGCACGGCGGCTGCCATTGCGCGGGGGGCTGTGGCTCCAAGTGCAGATGTGAGAGGAAGAACGGTGGAGAGCCAGTGTATACTGAGGATGACATTCTGGTGATGGGGAGACCGGTGGTGTATGAATGCGGTGCTCTGTGTGGGTGCCCCATGACCTGCGTGAACCGTGTGACGCAGCGAGGGATGAAGCACCGGCTGGAGGTGTTCCGCTCCATTGAGACAGGCTGGGGTGTCAGGGCGCTTGACTTGATACAGCCGGGAGCGTTTGTGTGTGAGTACACTGGGCATGTGGTTGTTATGGATGATCAGCCAGGCAGTGCATTGGAGGGTCGCAGCATCATCGATCCAAGGAGGTTTCCAGAGCGATGGAAGGAGTGGGGAGACGCCTCGGCTGTGGAACCAAACATGAAGAGACTCCAGTTTGCAAAGTTTGCAGGACCAGGTTATGTTCTTGATGTGTCACATAAGAGGAATGTGGCCTGCTACATTAGCCACAGCTGCACACCTAATGTGTTTCTTCAGTTTGTATTGCGTGGCAATGAGGACGAGTCGTTCCCTCACCTGATGGTTTTTGCCATGGAGACCATCCCACCCATGCGTGAGCTGAGCATTGACTATGGAATTGATATGGAGTTGAGTGCAATCTGA